The genomic interval TTGAATGTTTGAGACGGTGTAGACCCGTTTCAGAGGGTCAAAGTCAATGATCCGCACTTCCGTTCCTTTGGTGACGGTCGGTCCGTCTGTGCGGACGTTCAGCAGCAGCGGTGAAGCGTTCGTCCGAAACTTAGCTTGCCCAAAGGTAGGGGTTGCTTCGTAAGACCAAATTTCACAGGTTGCTCCCAATAACCTGTCTTTGTCGTAACCAGGCTCTGGCGCGAACTTGCCAACGACCGGCTGCGTGACCGCTTTAGTCACGATGATCGCTAAAACCCAATTTCGGATCGCCAGCAGGATGGATGGCACCCAGGTCGGGGAATATCGATGGACATCAAAGTTGTGCCAAAAGGCGTATGAGATGATCCAAAAGGCCAGTGTGAAGACACCCGCCCAGATGATGAGGGGGACTCGTCCGAAGTTCGTCAGTCGGATCGAAGTTGCACCGATCCCACTGAGAAAGTCCAGTCCGCTGGGGTGCGAAATGTCCACGTCACCTCCGCCGACGCCTACGTCCGGGACATCCAGGTCGGGAACGTCAAATTCGGGCACGTCGATTTCAGGGACATCTAGACCGGGCGCATCCAGGTCAATGTCAGGTCCGTCAAGTCCAAGATCGATGAACCCCAACGCGGCAATCATGGCGTAGATGACCATCATGCAGACAAGCAGGGACGCGGGCCAAAGCGGCCCGACAAACATCAGCTCATTGAACTCATTGATTAGATTTTCCACGACCGCCAATGCCTCATCCTGTTACGACTGGTTGTTTCAGCCCGTCATCGTAGGGCATCAACCGGGCGCATTTGGGGCGCGAGCGGGCCAAAGATT from Stieleria varia carries:
- a CDS encoding DUF1449 domain-containing protein; the encoded protein is MENLINEFNELMFVGPLWPASLLVCMMVIYAMIAALGFIDLGLDGPDIDLDAPGLDVPEIDVPEFDVPDLDVPDVGVGGGDVDISHPSGLDFLSGIGATSIRLTNFGRVPLIIWAGVFTLAFWIISYAFWHNFDVHRYSPTWVPSILLAIRNWVLAIIVTKAVTQPVVGKFAPEPGYDKDRLLGATCEIWSYEATPTFGQAKFRTNASPLLLNVRTDGPTVTKGTEVRIIDFDPLKRVYTVSNIQPEKQS